The DNA region TGGACCGCGTCACCTGCGCCAACGTGTACCTGGGCGCCGAACCGGTCGTCGCGGCCCTGGACGCGGGCTGCCAGATCATCGTCACCGGCCGCGTCACCGACACGGGCATCACCCTCGCGCCCATGATCCACGAGTTCGGCTGGAAGATGGACGACTGGGACCGCATGGCCCGCGGCATCGTCGCCGGCCACATCATCGAGTGCGGGGCCCAGGGCTCGGGCGGCAACATCACCGACTGGCACGAGGTGCCGAGCTTCCGCAACATCGGCTACCCCATCATCGAGATGGAGCCCTCGGGCGAGTTCACCGTCACCAAGCACAAGCGCACCGGCGGGCTCGTGAGCGAGAAGTCGGTGAAGGAGCAGCTGGTGTACGAGATGGGCGATCCGGCCCAGTACATCTCGCCCGACGGCGTGGCGTTCTTCGACACCATCCGCGTGCGGCAGGACGGCCCGGACCGCGTGCGCGTGACCGGCGTGCGCGGCGGCCCGGCACCCGAGATGTTCAAGGTCTCCATGGCCTACGAGGACGGCTGGAAGGCCGACGGCGAGGTGCTGGTCTCGGGTCCGGACGTGCGGGCCAAGGCCGCGGCGCTCGAGGCCGTCTTCTGGGACAAGGTGGGTCACCGCTTCGCCAGGACGAGCACGGCGCTGGTGGGGGCGGGCAGCATCTGGCCCGACCGGCTCAACCGCTACGAACCGAACGAGATCTACCTGCGCTTCGGGGTGTGCGATCCGGACGTGGCGAAGATCAACGACTTCAGCAAGGCCCTGCCGGCCCTGATCCTGGCCGGACCGAGCGGCATGGCCGTCTCGACGCGGGGACGGCCGCGGCCCCAGCAGGTGGTGGCCTACTGGCCGGCCCTGATGCGGCGCGACGGCGTGGACGCCGTGGTCGAGACGCTGGACACGGCGGGCAGGACGAGCCGCCGGGTGATCCGGTTCCCGGTGCGGGGCGAGGTGGGCCTGCCCGTGCGCAGCGACGTGAAACCCTCGCCGCGGCGGCGGACGCGGGCGACCGGGGCCCTTCGGGCCGTCAAGCTGCGCCGGCTCTGCTACGCCCGCAGCGGCGACAAGGGGGACACCTGCAACATCGGCGTGCTGGCCCGCTCGCCCGGCGTGTACCAGTGGCTGCGGGGCTACCTGACGGCCGCGCGGGTGAAGCGCTTCTTCGGGGCGAAAGTGCTCGGTGCGGTGACGCGCTACGAACTGGACAACCTCGAGGGCCTGAACTTCCTGCTCGAACAAAGCCTCGGCGGCGGGGGTACGACCTCGCTGCTCGTCGATCCCCAGGGCAAGACCATGAGCCAGGCCCTGCTGGAGATGGACGTGAAGGTGCCGTCCTCGCTGCTGCGCGGACTGGCGTAGCCGAAGGACGCTGTCGTGGCGATGCCCTGGCCCTTCCTGATCCTCGTCGCCGTGTTCGCCATCCTGGGCGCGACGGCGTGGTACGGCGAGAAGCAGCGGCGCGAGGAGCTGAAGGCCTGGTGCCGCCGGCGGGGGTTCGGGCTGAAGATCGCCCGGCAGAGCGGGCTGGAGCGGGACTATCCCGGCCTCAAGCTCTTCTCGCGCGGCCATGGGCGCTTCGCGCAGAACACCATCAGCGGCGAATGGCGTGGGCGCCGGGTGAAGCTGATGGACTACCAGTACACCACGGGCAGCGGCAAGAACCGCCAGACCCACAAGGTGGGCGTGGTCGTCATCGCCGCCGACCATCCGGTGATCCCGCTCAGCATCCGGCGCGAGAACCCGTTCGACAAGGTGGGCGAGTTCCTGGGCGCCGACGACATCGACTTCGAGTCGGCCGAGTTCAGCCGGAAGTTCTACGTCAAGTCGTCCGACCGCAAGTGGGCCTACGACGTCATTCACCAGCGGACCATGGATCGCCTCATGCGGGACGACTTCCAGGACCTGGCCTTCGGCTTCCAGGAACTCGCCGTGCACCGGCGCGGCCGCTTCGATCCGGCCGGCTACGAGAAGGCCCTCGACCTGGGCTGCGACGTGCTCGACCTCGTCCCGGACTACGTCGTCCGGCAGATGAAAGGAGAGGACCGATGAATCCCGTTCTCTTCCCGGTGATCGTCCTGGGAGCGGTCCTGCTGTGGCTGGTCCTGACCTACAACGGGCTGGTGCGCATCCGGCAGCACGTGCGCGAGTCGTGGTCGGGCATCGACACCGAACTGAAGCGGCGCTACGACCTGATCCCCAACCTGGTCGAGACGGTGCGCGCGTACGCGGCCCACGAGCGCGAGGTGCTCGAGGGGGTGACGGCGGCCCGGGCCAGGGCGGCGGCCTCGCAGGGCGACCCGGAGAGCCAGGCGGCCGACGAGAAGGTGCTGGTGCAGGGGCTCGACCGCCTGCTGGCCGTGGCCGAAGGCTATCCCGAACTGAAGGCCAACGAGAACTACCTCGGGCTGCAGCTGGAGCTGGCGAACACCGAGGACCGCATCCAGGCCGCCCGGCGCTTCTTCAACGCCAACGTGCGCGACCTGAACACGCGCATCGAGGTGTTCCCGTCGAATCTGGTGGCCGGCTGGTTCGGCTTCGAGAAGGCCGGGTTCTTCGAGGTCGAGAGCGCCCGGGTGCGGCAGGTGGTCGACGTGTCCTTCGAAAAATATGACGAAAAGTAAAAAATACTAGTATCGCTCATAAAATCTATGGTACAATCAGGTCCTGGTTTGGGGGAAAGGACCTGGTGAGAGCTTGAAAAACCGCTTCTGCGCATGGCTGGCCTGGGGCCTGATCTGTGGTGGTCTGACGACCACCTCATTTGCCGGTGTGGTTGTCGAAAGCCTGGATCCGGCCCGAAATACGGTGATCTGGACCCTCGCGGACCTGCGCCTGGAGCCCGGTCTGGTCGGCGACGTGCCCGTCGTGGCCGTGGACGCCGCCGGCACCCTGCCCCGCCAGGAGGCCGGACGGCCCGAGCTGCCCACCGCCACCGTGACCCTGGAGATCCCCGGACGGGGCACCCCGGCCTTCCGCATCGTCAGCCGGCGCGAACGCGCCGTGCCGACGCCCCTGGTGCGGCCCTCGCTGGGCCACCTGACCCGTGATCGCGACCCCGGCGCCCTCGTGCCCGAGTTCGGCCCCGTCTACACCGCGGGGGCCGTGTTCCCGGCCAGCGAGGTGGAACTGGGCCGCCCGTTCCTTCTGGGCGACCGCCGCGGCGTGACCGTGCGCCTGAATCCGGTGCGGTGGGACGCCGCCCGCGGCGTGCTGCTGGTGACCGACGCCCTGACCCTCGAGATCGTGACCTCCGGCGACGGCGGCGAGAACGCCCTGCCCGCCGACGCCCCGGCCTCGTCGGCCGAGTTCCGCGCGGGCCAGTCCCGCACCTTCGCCAACGTGGCTGATCGCCCCCTGATGCAGAAATCCGCCCCTCTCGCCCGGGGGCGGATGCTCATCGTCAGCCACGACGACTTCGTGCCGGAGCTGGCGTCGTTCCGGGCCTGGAAGGCCCGGCGCGGGATCGCCAGCGACGTGCTGCCGCTGTCGGCGACCGACGGCACCGCCGCGGGCCTGCGCAAGGCCATCGCCGACGCCTACCTGGACACTCCGGGGCTGACCTGGGTCGTGCTGGTGGGGGACCGCGAGCAGCTGCCCACCAACACGGGCGTGTACGACGGCTCGGACAGCGACACCCGCTACGGCATGATCCTCGGCGACGACCTCTACCCCGAGGTGCACGTCTCCCGCGTGTCGGTGCGCACGCCGGCCGAGGCGGCGGTCCAGCTGGCCAAGTTCGTCGCCTACGAGGCGAATCCGGCCACCGGCGGCGCCGCCACGTGGTACGCCCGCGCCGCCGGCGTGGCCAGCGACGAGGGCGTGCCGGCCGACTACGAGCGCGCCGAGCTGCTGCGCAGCGACCTGCTCACCCGCGACTACACGGCCGTGGACCGCATCTACCAGAGCCTGGGCGCCAGCTCGGGCTCCATCGCCACCGCCCTGAACGAGGGCCGCAGCCTGGTGAACTACCTGGGCCACGGCACCGGCCTCGGCTGGCAGAGCGTGCCCTTCGACCGGACCAACGTGGCGGCCCTGACCAACACCGGCCGCCTGCCCTGGATCATCGACGTGAGCTGCTCGAACGGCGACTTCGCCCTCGACACCTGCTTCGCCGAGGCCTGGCTGCGGGCCGGCACCGCCGCCGCCCCGGCGGGTGCCGTGGGCATGGTGGCCGCCTCGAGCCTGGCGCCCTGGACGCCGCCGACCATCATGCAGGGCGAGATCGTCGACCTGCTCACCGCCGGCGCCACCTACGAAATGGGCGCCCTGGTCACCGCCGGCCTCGTACGGGTGCTCGACGAATACGCGGGGGTGCCCGTGGCGACCCAGGTGATGGAGCAGAACATCCTCTTCGGCGACGCCTCGCTGCAGGTGCGCACCCGCGCCCCCGCCGCCTTCGACGTGGTCCTGCCCGCCGTGGTGCTCGCGGGCGACGACCAGCTCGAGGTGCAGGTGGGCGCCGCCGGGACCGGGACGGTGGCCGTCTCCGCCGGCGCCACGCTGCTCGGCGCCGCCGACTTCACGGCCGCCGGGACGGTGCGCGTGCCGGTGTCCGGCCTGGGTGGTCCGGCCGGCCCGGCCGAGGTGACCGTGACCGTGACCGGGCCCAACATGATTCCCGCCACGGCCGTCGTTCCGGTCGTGTCCGGCGCGACGCCGGTGCCCGACGTGGTCACCGCGGCGCCGGAGCTGCGGGGCAACTACCCGAATCCGTTCAATCCCGTGACCCGGATCCGCTTCGAGCTGCCCGCCGCCGGGCGGGTGCAGCTGGCCGTGTACGACGTGGCCGGGCGGGTCGTGCGGCATCTCGCCGACGAGGGCTTCGCGGCGGGGAGCCACGAGGTGACCTGGGACGGCCGCGACGCCGCCGGCCGGGCGGCCCCGAGCGGCCTCTATCTGTACCGTCTGGAAGCGGCGGGGCACGCCCTCACCGGCCGCATGACCCTGGCCAAGTAGGCGGCGGCGGCCGGGGCGTCAGGGCTGCCAGCCGAAGCGGCGCAGGTCGATGCGGCCCGCTGCCGAGACGACAACCCCTTCGGATGCCAACAGTTGGGCCTGCTCCGCGACCGAAGCGCCGTCGCCGCGCAGGCTGATCCGGCCGGCGGCGTTGACGACGCGGTGCCAGGGCACGGCGCTGTCCGGCGGCAGCAGGCCGAGGGCCCGGCCCACCAGGCGGGCGCGGCCCGGCCAACCGGACTCGGCGGCCACCTGGCCGTAGGTGGCGACCCGTCCCGGCGGGATGGACTGGACAGTTGCCAGAATCGCGTCATACTTGGCGAGGCTCGTGGACATGGGATTCGCCCCGAAAATGATGATCGGTGTTGAAATCTGCGGATTCTGGACTAATTTAGGACCGATTGGAACCGGAAGAAACCCGAATTCTCGAGGGAGAAGGCAATGACGAACGAATCGAAGGTGGCGGACTACAAGGTCGCCGACATCAACCAGGCGGCCTACGGGCGCCGTGAGATCGCGCTGGCCGAGAAGGAGATGCCCGCCCTGATGGGTCTGCGGGCCAAGTACGCCGCCGAGAAGCCGCTCGCCGGGGCGAAGATCATGGGCTGCATCCACATGACCATCCAGACGGCCGTCCTCATCGAGACGCTC from bacterium includes:
- a CDS encoding MGMT family protein, translating into MSTSLAKYDAILATVQSIPPGRVATYGQVAAESGWPGRARLVGRALGLLPPDSAVPWHRVVNAAGRISLRGDGASVAEQAQLLASEGVVVSAAGRIDLRRFGWQP
- a CDS encoding T9SS type A sorting domain-containing protein, yielding MKNRFCAWLAWGLICGGLTTTSFAGVVVESLDPARNTVIWTLADLRLEPGLVGDVPVVAVDAAGTLPRQEAGRPELPTATVTLEIPGRGTPAFRIVSRRERAVPTPLVRPSLGHLTRDRDPGALVPEFGPVYTAGAVFPASEVELGRPFLLGDRRGVTVRLNPVRWDAARGVLLVTDALTLEIVTSGDGGENALPADAPASSAEFRAGQSRTFANVADRPLMQKSAPLARGRMLIVSHDDFVPELASFRAWKARRGIASDVLPLSATDGTAAGLRKAIADAYLDTPGLTWVVLVGDREQLPTNTGVYDGSDSDTRYGMILGDDLYPEVHVSRVSVRTPAEAAVQLAKFVAYEANPATGGAATWYARAAGVASDEGVPADYERAELLRSDLLTRDYTAVDRIYQSLGASSGSIATALNEGRSLVNYLGHGTGLGWQSVPFDRTNVAALTNTGRLPWIIDVSCSNGDFALDTCFAEAWLRAGTAAAPAGAVGMVAASSLAPWTPPTIMQGEIVDLLTAGATYEMGALVTAGLVRVLDEYAGVPVATQVMEQNILFGDASLQVRTRAPAAFDVVLPAVVLAGDDQLEVQVGAAGTGTVAVSAGATLLGAADFTAAGTVRVPVSGLGGPAGPAEVTVTVTGPNMIPATAVVPVVSGATPVPDVVTAAPELRGNYPNPFNPVTRIRFELPAAGRVQLAVYDVAGRVVRHLADEGFAAGSHEVTWDGRDAAGRAAPSGLYLYRLEAAGHALTGRMTLAK
- a CDS encoding DUF1446 domain-containing protein, encoding MKKMIRIGNAGGYWGDDLDALRRQLQGGRLDYVTMDFLAEITMSILRKQQLRKPELGYAGDFLTQLETCLPLIVQKKVKVITNAGGINPLGLGRGIIELAKSMGFDLKVGVVHGDDIAGRLAELTAGGEKFTNMETGAAFAPVMDRVTCANVYLGAEPVVAALDAGCQIIVTGRVTDTGITLAPMIHEFGWKMDDWDRMARGIVAGHIIECGAQGSGGNITDWHEVPSFRNIGYPIIEMEPSGEFTVTKHKRTGGLVSEKSVKEQLVYEMGDPAQYISPDGVAFFDTIRVRQDGPDRVRVTGVRGGPAPEMFKVSMAYEDGWKADGEVLVSGPDVRAKAAALEAVFWDKVGHRFARTSTALVGAGSIWPDRLNRYEPNEIYLRFGVCDPDVAKINDFSKALPALILAGPSGMAVSTRGRPRPQQVVAYWPALMRRDGVDAVVETLDTAGRTSRRVIRFPVRGEVGLPVRSDVKPSPRRRTRATGALRAVKLRRLCYARSGDKGDTCNIGVLARSPGVYQWLRGYLTAARVKRFFGAKVLGAVTRYELDNLEGLNFLLEQSLGGGGTTSLLVDPQGKTMSQALLEMDVKVPSSLLRGLA
- a CDS encoding LemA family protein — encoded protein: MNPVLFPVIVLGAVLLWLVLTYNGLVRIRQHVRESWSGIDTELKRRYDLIPNLVETVRAYAAHEREVLEGVTAARARAAASQGDPESQAADEKVLVQGLDRLLAVAEGYPELKANENYLGLQLELANTEDRIQAARRFFNANVRDLNTRIEVFPSNLVAGWFGFEKAGFFEVESARVRQVVDVSFEKYDEK